GGATCCCCGATGGTCACCATGCGTTGGGGATAGTCGAAGACGACCTGATAGTGCATCAGAACCGTGGAGGGGAGATTCGCGTCGACATGCATGGTATTGAAGAGCCAGGGTCGCCGGAAGATAACCGTCGTACGCACGCTGTCCACGCGGAGATCCTTCCCGCCGAACCGGACGGCCGGCGCCTCGACGACATCCACATCCGATGGAGCGGCATCGGAGGGCTTCCCGTCCTCCGCGGGGGGAGCGAGGCCGAGATCGCGCGCCAGTTGCTCGCTCAACATGAAGTCCGGATTCCCAGTGTCGACCCAAAGGAGGGCCTTCCGCCATGTGCCGTCCTTCCTCTGGACCTGCACCTCGACGATCATCCGGTTGTGATCGAGGATCATGGGCACGATCCCCCGAGGCGGCGGGGATGGCGTGGCCGGCGGCTGTTCCGTCGAAGATTGCGCCGGTGGTGGTCGGCCGGCCGGAGATTGCCCCGTGGTCGGTGACGGCATCTGGAGCGCCAACGCGACTGAGAACGCGCACGCCAACGCCGAGAGAAGCTCGCGCAGACCCTTCGGCATGTTCACCTCCCTGTCCGCATGATACGCCTCCCGAGTCGTCCGTTGTCGGTCCCGAAGTCCTGATCACGCGAGCAGGAGGAAGACGAAGGGGACCCGATTCCAAACGGTTGAAACGACGAAGAAGTCGATGGCGGCGATGTTCGAAAAGCCTGCGCCTGCATGTCAAGAGGACGGTTGCCGCGGAGAAACCGCTGTGTCGCTTGCTCCGATCGTGCTTCGCCTACTACCATGGATCGAGGGCGCATCTTGCGCTCGAGAAGGCTCTCGGTCCACCGAAGCCATGAGACCGGGCGTCGCCTCGAAGTGTCTCCTGGCCGACAGTGGCCCACGCGAACGGATCGACTGCGAGCGTGGATTCCCGCGTATTTCCTGTTGGCCGAGATGCCCGAACGGAGGAGGACCAGTTGGAACACAAGGAGTACCGTAAGCTGCATGCGGAGTGGTACGAGCTGGTCTCCGCTTCGATGGGGCCGAGCAAGGAGGTCGACTACCTGGCCGCGAAGGTCAGGGCTTTGGGTCAGCCGGCGCTCGAGCTGGGGAGCGGCACGGGCAAGATCCTGATTCCGCTTCTGGAGCAGGGCCTTGACGTCATCGGAGTCGACACCTCCGAGGACATGACGGCGCGATGCCTCGCCGCGTGCAAAGCGAAGAACCTGAAAGCAGAGATCCACGAGCAGTCCATGGTGAATCTCGACCTGCAGCGTCGATTTCGCCTGATCTTCCTTGCTTCAGGGGGGCTGGGGCTGTTCACCGAGGATCGGGACATCCACCTGACGTTTGCCCGGGTCATGGCCCACCTGGAACCGGGGGGCCACTTCATCTACGACTTCCAGCTCGTGCCGGCTCCCTATGAGGACAACGATCGATGGACCGGTGACTGGATCTGCGGTCCGGATGACACCGTGATCGCGTGGCGCAAGCGGATGAAGCACGATCCGGCGACCAACGTGTGGCAGTGGCTGTTCATCGTCGACAAGTTCGTGGGCGGCCGCCTGGTGGAATCGGAGGCGAACGAAAGGTGGGGCCGCACCTTCACGCTCGAGGACGCGCTGCAATACGCCAGGGCGGCAGGATTCGAGGAGATCCAGGCTGCGGACTGGTTGACCGACGCCCCGCCGAACGAGACCTCGAAGTTGATCTCCGTTCAGTGCAGGAAGCCCACGGCGACTGCATGCTAGTATTCGGTCGTGAGTCAGGCCGCATGGACAACTTCAGTGATGAGTGGGCGCCAAAGTAGCGCGGCATCTGCCACTCCGACATCCACTTCGCGCGGAACGAATGGCAGTTCACCGTCTACCCCTGCGTGCCTGGACACGAGATCGTGGGCCGCGTGGTGGATGTTGGAAGCGGCGTGACGCGCTACAAAGAGGGCGACCTGGTCGGCGTCGGCTGCTTCGTGAACTCGTGCCGTTCTGAGTCACTCGCCCTCGAAGGCGGCGGATGCCCGGCGCCTGGGCGCGCACGAGTTCGTGCTCACGAGCGGGACCAATGCGCTCGCCCCGCTCGCCGGGCGCTTCGACGTCATCCTCGACACCGTGTCGGCGGAGCACGACGTGAACGGCTATCTCAGCTGCTTGAAGAGGGACGGCACCCTGATCATGGTGGGAGCCTCGCCGACCCCGCTCTCCGTGTCGGCGTTTCCGCTCATTTTCGGGCGCCGGCGCATCCTCGGATCTCTCGTCGGCGGGCTGCCTCAGACGCAGGAGATGCTCGATCACTGCGGGAAGCATGGGATCACAAGCGACATCGAGCGGATCGACCCCGCGCAGATCAACGAGGCCTATGACCGGGCGGTGAGGGGAGAGGTCAAGTACAGGTTCGTGATCGACTGCTCGAAGTTCTGATCCGCATTGCCCCGGGAGCCACTCTCCAACGAGATGCCGTTCGGCGAGTAGGTCGAACGGCTTCTCCTGAGCGGGACTGGCAGTTGCGCCTGTGTAGTCCAGATGGCGTGGGTCTGCTCTACCTGAACGTCGCCTTGATGGCGCCCCATGTCGTCAGCTCCACCGCGGT
This portion of the Candidatus Eisenbacteria bacterium genome encodes:
- a CDS encoding class I SAM-dependent methyltransferase gives rise to the protein MEHKEYRKLHAEWYELVSASMGPSKEVDYLAAKVRALGQPALELGSGTGKILIPLLEQGLDVIGVDTSEDMTARCLAACKAKNLKAEIHEQSMVNLDLQRRFRLIFLASGGLGLFTEDRDIHLTFARVMAHLEPGGHFIYDFQLVPAPYEDNDRWTGDWICGPDDTVIAWRKRMKHDPATNVWQWLFIVDKFVGGRLVESEANERWGRTFTLEDALQYARAAGFEEIQAADWLTDAPPNETSKLISVQCRKPTATAC